A genomic segment from Alistipes senegalensis JC50 encodes:
- a CDS encoding RagB/SusD family nutrient uptake outer membrane protein, producing MKKLIAYLRISALSGCAALAVSCTNYLDLNDPDSLSKGNFPTSIGHIDLLVNSVYGAQHHWCFLGNYWAGYVMYCLDHTIDLQWHNDQGWVDICSGAVKTGNNKVTDPWTALSMGVYYANTVMEEIDAYRAAAPASEAASLDNYEGECLFFRAFYRWHMLSLYGQPDMDGVGIPIIDKVPKTLEEMYVGRAKTGACYQAIIDDLDRAVGLLTQTDNHRVTVWSAKAFRAKACLFAGQNDKAKTDLEDCIHNSGKTLEPFERYRMMFNGYDEYEFNSESFYEMANKADPTNGSAYGNQNTGSTLSLYYPPFCIAPDSTRTAMSYGNQYMHDRNLPRFGYTDAAPLAEGHVLSETKPDGSLRYSLSEEYMDQQLAHRKKLGRWEPGEPDPRLFICSLQPFVDSVQMTIDGVNAYRKVAQVEFNKWWEMDPNTGNDPETFYGWPVRKYNYLDGHLADATRNVAGYNIYFIRLPEIYLMYAYLLKDSDPATALEYVNKVKRRAYGYSPDGASPVDYGSLTDRTLTADATDHLANDPLLYELWAEFFGEMRWWEYVRFLRLGKQEADYYKTVSGPGAAKTNIVWKDTNYAMPIPTSEFESNPNPDMVQPPGY from the coding sequence ATGAAAAAACTGATTGCATATCTTCGAATCTCCGCCCTCTCCGGTTGTGCGGCACTGGCGGTCTCCTGTACGAATTACCTCGACCTGAACGATCCAGATTCGCTCTCCAAGGGCAATTTCCCCACGTCGATCGGGCACATCGACCTGCTGGTGAACTCGGTCTACGGCGCCCAGCACCATTGGTGTTTTCTGGGCAACTACTGGGCCGGATACGTCATGTACTGCCTCGACCACACCATCGACCTCCAATGGCACAACGATCAGGGATGGGTCGATATTTGCTCCGGCGCCGTGAAGACCGGCAACAACAAGGTGACGGACCCCTGGACGGCACTCAGCATGGGTGTCTACTACGCCAATACGGTCATGGAGGAGATCGACGCCTACCGGGCCGCCGCTCCGGCGTCCGAGGCGGCATCGTTGGACAATTATGAGGGCGAATGTCTTTTCTTCCGGGCCTTCTACCGGTGGCACATGCTGTCGCTCTACGGTCAGCCCGACATGGACGGCGTGGGCATTCCCATCATCGACAAGGTTCCCAAGACGCTGGAGGAGATGTACGTCGGACGCGCGAAGACGGGCGCCTGCTACCAGGCCATCATCGACGATCTGGACCGGGCCGTGGGGCTTCTCACGCAGACCGACAACCACCGCGTGACCGTCTGGTCGGCCAAGGCTTTCCGGGCCAAGGCGTGCCTCTTCGCGGGACAGAACGACAAGGCGAAGACCGATCTCGAAGACTGTATCCATAACAGCGGCAAAACGCTGGAGCCGTTCGAACGCTACCGCATGATGTTCAACGGTTACGACGAGTACGAGTTCAACAGCGAATCGTTCTACGAGATGGCCAACAAGGCTGATCCGACCAACGGTTCGGCCTATGGCAATCAGAATACGGGTTCGACCCTTTCGCTCTACTACCCGCCGTTCTGCATCGCTCCCGACAGCACGCGGACGGCCATGTCCTACGGCAACCAGTACATGCACGACCGCAATCTGCCGCGCTTCGGCTACACCGACGCCGCGCCGCTCGCCGAAGGGCACGTCCTCTCGGAAACGAAGCCCGACGGTTCGCTGCGCTATTCGCTCAGCGAGGAGTATATGGATCAGCAGCTCGCCCACCGGAAGAAATTGGGCAGGTGGGAGCCGGGAGAGCCCGATCCGCGGCTCTTTATCTGCTCGCTGCAACCCTTCGTCGATTCGGTGCAGATGACCATCGACGGCGTGAATGCCTACCGCAAGGTCGCGCAGGTGGAGTTCAACAAATGGTGGGAGATGGACCCCAACACGGGCAACGACCCCGAGACCTTCTACGGCTGGCCCGTGCGGAAATACAACTATCTCGACGGCCATTTGGCCGACGCCACGCGCAACGTCGCCGGTTACAACATCTATTTCATCCGCCTGCCGGAGATTTACCTGATGTACGCCTATCTGCTGAAAGACTCCGATCCGGCCACGGCGCTGGAATATGTCAACAAAGTGAAGCGCCGCGCCTACGGCTATTCGCCCGACGGGGCCTCGCCCGTCGATTACGGGTCGCTGACCGACCGCACGCTGACCGCCGATGCGACCGACCATCTGGCCAACGATCCGCTGCTCTACGAGCTTTGGGCCGAGTTCTTCGGCGAAATGCGCTGGTGGGAGTACGTGCGGTTCCTGCGCCTGGGCAAGCAGGAGGCCGATTATTACAAGACGGTGTCCGGCCCGGGAGCGGCCAAGACGAACATTGTCTGGAAGGACACCAACTACGCCATGCCGATCCCGACCTCGGAATTCGAATCGAACCCCAATCCGGATATGGTGCAGCCCCCCGGCTATTGA
- a CDS encoding bifunctional alpha,alpha-trehalose-phosphate synthase (UDP-forming)/trehalose-phosphatase, translating into MKLFIVSNRLPVKVSEKEGELLFTRSEGGLATGLDSLQTQYEKHWIGWPGLDVGKAGDRQHIREELEKLDFHPVFLTGEQIENYYEGYSNSTIWPLCHYFFSYTQYRQDFRESYREVNRLFCEEVRHLAGPDDIVWVQDYQLMLLPGMLREIMPTLCIGYFHHIPFPSYELFRILPERAELLRGVLGADLIAFHTHDYMRHFISTAERVLHMDFKLDETQIGNRFVRVDALPMGIDYEKFHRISSSPAVGQLIARTRAHFGDRKLVLSVDRLDYSKGIRHRLHGFDSFLKQHPEYLGKVTLAMVIVPSRDRVGSYADLKTRIDEEISAINGRYSTMDWTPVCYFYHGFSFEELAAMYYVADIALVTPLRDGMNLVAKEYVAVKDGNPGVLILSEMAGASVELADAIRINPNDTEQIVSALVRALEMPVGEQLQRIRRMQAVVSEQTVNRWAADFMAGLAEVCRKNRSVRRRQLTPETLEQILHTYRHTGQRLLLFDYDGTLAPICRRPEAAVPGRELYKALCTLAADRSNRVVISSGRDRATLDRWFGKLPVSLAAEHGAFYKECRGGWHENLHRAAWDSELLELMNRFVERTPRSHLEQKQTALAWHYRETDEWLGTLRAQQLVTALIPLCMRLHLQIMPGNKVVEVKSAEYSKGSEVRRLLRQERYDFILAIGDDTTDDDMFRALPRAAVTVKVGAASEYARYNLPRQADVLPLLTTFAQNGHTGGSVRDTFARGVRTVWKAVRNLLTNKKYDDEK; encoded by the coding sequence ATGAAACTTTTTATCGTATCCAACAGACTGCCCGTGAAGGTTTCGGAAAAGGAGGGAGAACTTCTTTTCACGCGGAGCGAAGGCGGACTCGCAACCGGGCTCGATTCATTGCAGACCCAATACGAAAAACACTGGATCGGCTGGCCGGGACTCGACGTGGGAAAAGCCGGGGACCGGCAGCACATCCGTGAAGAGCTGGAAAAACTGGACTTCCATCCCGTGTTCCTCACCGGAGAACAGATCGAAAACTACTACGAAGGGTACAGCAACAGCACGATCTGGCCCCTGTGCCACTATTTCTTCTCCTACACGCAGTACCGGCAGGATTTCCGGGAAAGCTACCGCGAAGTCAACCGGCTCTTCTGCGAGGAGGTGCGCCACCTGGCCGGTCCCGACGACATCGTCTGGGTGCAGGATTACCAGCTCATGCTGCTGCCCGGCATGCTCCGCGAGATCATGCCCACGCTCTGCATCGGCTATTTCCACCACATCCCGTTTCCCAGCTACGAACTGTTCCGGATTCTGCCCGAACGGGCCGAACTGCTGCGGGGCGTGCTGGGCGCCGACCTGATCGCCTTCCACACGCACGACTACATGCGCCACTTCATCAGCACGGCGGAACGGGTCCTGCACATGGATTTCAAACTCGACGAAACCCAGATCGGCAACCGTTTCGTGCGGGTCGATGCCCTGCCGATGGGCATCGATTACGAAAAATTCCACCGGATCTCCTCCTCGCCGGCCGTCGGGCAGCTGATCGCCCGCACGCGGGCCCACTTCGGCGACCGGAAACTGGTGCTTTCGGTTGACCGGCTCGATTACAGCAAGGGCATCCGCCACCGTCTGCACGGATTCGACTCCTTTCTGAAACAACATCCCGAATACCTGGGCAAGGTGACGCTGGCGATGGTGATCGTTCCCTCGCGCGACCGGGTCGGCTCCTACGCCGACCTGAAAACCCGCATCGACGAGGAGATCAGCGCCATCAACGGCCGCTACTCCACGATGGACTGGACGCCGGTCTGCTATTTCTACCACGGCTTTTCGTTCGAGGAGCTGGCGGCCATGTACTACGTCGCCGACATAGCTCTGGTCACTCCGCTGCGCGACGGCATGAACCTCGTGGCCAAGGAGTACGTCGCCGTCAAGGACGGCAATCCGGGCGTATTGATCCTCAGCGAAATGGCCGGAGCATCCGTGGAGCTGGCCGACGCCATCCGGATCAATCCGAACGACACGGAGCAGATCGTTTCGGCGCTCGTCCGGGCGCTGGAAATGCCCGTCGGGGAGCAGTTGCAGCGGATACGACGGATGCAGGCCGTCGTATCGGAACAGACCGTGAACCGGTGGGCCGCGGACTTCATGGCGGGACTGGCCGAAGTGTGCCGCAAAAACCGCTCGGTCAGACGGCGCCAACTGACACCCGAGACGCTGGAACAAATTCTCCATACCTACCGGCACACCGGACAGCGTCTTCTGCTGTTCGACTACGACGGCACGCTGGCGCCCATCTGCCGCCGCCCCGAGGCGGCCGTGCCGGGACGCGAACTCTACAAGGCGCTGTGCACCCTCGCTGCCGACCGCAGCAACCGCGTGGTGATCAGCAGCGGCCGCGACCGTGCGACCCTGGACCGATGGTTCGGCAAACTGCCCGTCTCCCTGGCCGCCGAACACGGCGCATTCTACAAGGAGTGCCGGGGCGGATGGCACGAAAACCTGCATCGTGCCGCATGGGATTCGGAGCTGCTGGAGCTGATGAACCGTTTTGTCGAACGGACGCCCCGTTCGCATCTCGAACAGAAACAGACGGCTCTGGCATGGCACTACCGCGAAACGGACGAATGGCTGGGAACGCTGCGGGCACAACAGCTGGTGACGGCCCTCATTCCGCTCTGCATGCGCCTGCACCTGCAAATCATGCCCGGAAACAAGGTCGTGGAGGTCAAGTCGGCCGAATATTCCAAAGGTTCGGAGGTCCGCCGTCTGCTGCGTCAGGAGCGTTACGACTTCATCCTCGCAATCGGCGACGACACGACCGACGACGACATGTTCCGGGCCCTGCCCCGGGCGGCTGTCACGGTGAAAGTCGGCGCCGCTTCGGAATATGCCCGCTACAATCTGCCGCGGCAGGCCGACGTACTGCCGCTGCTCACGACGTTCGCCCAAAACGGCCATACCGGCGGATCGGTCCGCGACACGTTCGCACGAGGGGTCCGGACCGTCTGGAAAGCCGTGAGGAACCTGCTGACCAACAAGAAATACGACGATGAAAAATAA
- a CDS encoding S8 family serine peptidase — MHWSKTALCAAALLSACTSEQLRETSDGVEPSVPQFETTAVCGGRIRLKFREGEEPAAVAETRSGIRTGLAKFDRAAAGLGVTRMQRVFPPAGRFEERTRREGLHRWYDVWFDSVTPVTRAAGDFSQLPGVERVEPVYTTRPIGFSGTAVPAAPPASRAAAAPFDDPGLALQWHYDNDGTLTDAVAGADINLFRAWEVTSGAPEVVVAVVDGGIDFRHEDLSGNVGNRAELYGQEGVDDDGNGYVDDIYGWNFIYSSAYPYGSNKITPVEHGTHVAGTIGAENNNGKGVCGVAGGRGGHTGVRLISCQMFTENKSDNGDEVAALKYGADAGAVISQNSWGYTNVYSMPEVTKEAIEYFIKYAGTDENGEQVGPMKGGIVIFAAGNEERDYMSYPACYEKVVAVSALAPDYKKSWYSNFSSWIDVAAPGGTYRTNGRYSDECAVYSTLPGDKYGYMQGTSMACPHVSGIAALAVAKYGGPGFTPDKLRTYLERGVHEVDSYNPEYKGRLGAGLIDAYLAVSMDRGIDPDPVTDLRHSDTAGEVELTWSVPEDGDDGRADSFILMWRVGTLENPDPDNLPEGTFTATVPVRDKQAGETISYILTDIAERTRYVVAVIAVDPWGNRSSTSAISFGTPANTPPTLVREGDTAVSIPYNETRTVAFLVSDPDSHGFTYELQDPSGAVTPRKDDERLYLDIRNYKRVPGSYTARITVSDSFGASDAASFDFTLQPNLPPVPNNAFAPVYLGSMQETAEFTPAAGFDDEIPETVTYALEYDTDALYLQATAGGGYRIMPLRYGRSEVTVTATDEEGLAARNSFAVLCRDDSREADLYPNPVESLLTIRMGRSVQGELGVTLYDAAGRTVLRRTVGIAPTEPAEIDLSALGSGAYTISLEHAGGSLTRTIVKL; from the coding sequence ATGCACTGGTCAAAAACGGCTCTCTGCGCGGCAGCGCTGCTTTCCGCCTGCACCTCGGAGCAACTCCGGGAGACATCCGACGGCGTGGAGCCGTCCGTTCCGCAATTCGAAACGACCGCCGTATGCGGCGGCCGCATACGCCTCAAATTCAGGGAGGGCGAGGAGCCCGCAGCCGTCGCCGAAACCCGCAGCGGCATCCGCACCGGACTTGCAAAATTCGACCGGGCTGCGGCCGGCCTCGGCGTCACTCGCATGCAGCGCGTATTCCCGCCTGCGGGGCGCTTCGAGGAGCGCACGCGCCGCGAAGGGCTTCACCGCTGGTACGATGTCTGGTTCGACTCGGTGACGCCCGTGACACGGGCGGCCGGCGACTTTTCGCAGCTGCCGGGCGTCGAACGGGTGGAACCGGTCTATACGACCCGCCCGATCGGTTTCTCCGGCACGGCCGTTCCGGCGGCTCCCCCGGCCTCCCGCGCGGCAGCCGCTCCGTTCGACGATCCCGGACTGGCCCTGCAATGGCACTACGACAACGACGGCACCCTGACCGACGCCGTGGCCGGAGCGGACATCAATCTGTTCCGGGCCTGGGAGGTGACCTCCGGAGCCCCGGAGGTGGTCGTAGCGGTGGTGGACGGGGGCATCGACTTCCGGCACGAAGACCTGTCGGGCAATGTCGGCAACCGGGCCGAACTCTACGGACAGGAGGGTGTGGATGACGACGGCAACGGCTATGTGGACGACATCTACGGCTGGAACTTCATCTATTCATCGGCCTACCCTTACGGTTCGAACAAGATCACCCCGGTGGAGCACGGCACGCACGTCGCCGGAACGATCGGCGCGGAGAACAACAACGGCAAGGGGGTCTGCGGCGTGGCCGGAGGCCGCGGAGGCCATACGGGCGTGCGCCTCATCAGCTGCCAGATGTTCACCGAGAACAAGAGCGACAACGGCGACGAAGTAGCCGCACTCAAATACGGCGCCGATGCGGGTGCGGTCATCAGTCAGAACAGCTGGGGCTACACCAACGTCTATTCGATGCCCGAGGTCACCAAGGAGGCCATCGAATACTTCATCAAATACGCCGGCACGGACGAGAACGGCGAACAGGTCGGCCCGATGAAGGGAGGCATCGTGATCTTCGCCGCCGGCAACGAGGAAAGGGACTACATGAGCTATCCGGCCTGCTATGAAAAGGTCGTCGCCGTGTCCGCCCTCGCCCCCGACTACAAAAAGAGCTGGTATTCGAACTTCTCGTCATGGATCGACGTGGCCGCCCCCGGCGGGACCTACCGGACAAACGGCCGCTATTCGGACGAATGCGCCGTTTACAGCACGCTCCCCGGCGACAAGTACGGCTACATGCAGGGGACCTCGATGGCCTGCCCCCATGTCTCGGGCATCGCCGCGCTGGCCGTGGCGAAATACGGCGGTCCGGGCTTCACCCCCGACAAGCTGCGCACTTACCTCGAACGCGGCGTGCACGAGGTAGACAGCTACAACCCCGAATACAAGGGGCGTCTGGGCGCAGGACTGATCGACGCCTACCTCGCCGTGTCGATGGACCGGGGCATCGACCCCGATCCGGTCACCGACCTGCGGCACAGCGATACGGCGGGCGAAGTCGAACTGACGTGGAGCGTTCCCGAGGACGGGGACGACGGACGCGCAGACTCGTTCATCCTGATGTGGCGGGTCGGGACGCTCGAAAACCCCGATCCCGACAACCTGCCCGAGGGTACCTTCACGGCCACCGTTCCGGTACGCGACAAACAGGCCGGGGAGACGATCTCCTACATACTGACCGACATCGCCGAACGAACCCGCTATGTCGTGGCCGTCATCGCCGTCGATCCCTGGGGCAACCGCTCTTCGACGAGCGCCATTTCGTTCGGGACCCCGGCGAACACCCCGCCGACGCTCGTCCGGGAAGGCGATACGGCGGTAAGCATCCCTTACAACGAGACCCGCACGGTCGCGTTCCTCGTCTCCGACCCCGACAGCCACGGATTCACCTATGAATTGCAGGACCCTTCGGGTGCCGTCACGCCCCGCAAGGACGACGAACGTCTCTATCTCGACATCCGCAACTACAAGCGCGTGCCGGGCAGCTACACGGCCCGGATCACCGTCTCCGACAGCTTCGGGGCCTCCGACGCGGCCTCATTCGATTTCACGCTCCAGCCCAACCTGCCGCCCGTTCCGAACAACGCCTTCGCGCCCGTATACCTCGGTTCGATGCAGGAAACCGCGGAGTTCACGCCCGCCGCAGGTTTCGACGACGAAATCCCGGAGACGGTGACCTATGCACTCGAATACGATACCGACGCACTCTACCTGCAAGCCACCGCGGGCGGCGGATACCGGATCATGCCCCTGCGCTACGGCCGTTCGGAGGTGACCGTCACGGCGACCGACGAGGAGGGCCTCGCAGCCCGAAATTCGTTCGCCGTACTGTGCCGCGACGACTCCCGCGAGGCGGACCTCTACCCCAATCCGGTCGAAAGCCTCCTGACGATCCGCATGGGCCGCAGCGTCCAGGGGGAGCTCGGCGTTACGCTCTACGACGCCGCAGGACGCACGGTGCTGCGGCGCACCGTAGGGATCGCCCCCACGGAACCCGCCGAGATCGACCTTTCGGCGCTCGGCAGCGGCGCCTACACCATCAGCCTCGAACATGCCGGCGGATCGCTCACACGCACCATCGTCAAACTCTGA
- a CDS encoding PorV/PorQ family protein, whose protein sequence is MHSSSLRTLLAATLLLAPCAAAAQGAAAFLDIPADARSAAMGGAGTALSADAFSVFRNAAPLSSAETRAGGGYTYLPWMRSLIPETTLHAAAAYFKPNAKQAVSLGFRHFTQYGSERTDDNGNVLGRQRPRDMAFDIGYSRTVAKGLSAALTGRYVRSDAGTGHTGNAVAFDAGLFYRQTLSRSHALNVGFQAANFGSGIDCGGGGQPLPWRLKAGVAADLALAQAHRLTLTAEADWRLRPAESRAWSGRFGAEYRCCGIAALRGGYRLGDRSAGEQRYGSVGAGLRWKYVAADAAYLLAGESSPLHDTWMLTILFSW, encoded by the coding sequence ATGCATTCGTCATCTCTCCGCACACTACTCGCCGCTACCCTCCTCCTTGCGCCTTGCGCCGCAGCGGCTCAGGGGGCCGCGGCCTTTCTCGACATTCCCGCCGACGCCCGCAGCGCAGCGATGGGCGGCGCCGGCACGGCACTCTCCGCCGATGCCTTCTCCGTTTTCCGCAATGCCGCCCCGCTGTCCTCCGCCGAAACGCGGGCCGGCGGAGGCTACACCTATCTGCCGTGGATGCGCAGTCTGATTCCCGAAACGACCCTGCATGCCGCAGCGGCCTACTTCAAGCCCAACGCAAAACAGGCCGTGTCGCTCGGGTTCCGCCACTTCACCCAATACGGCTCGGAACGCACCGACGACAACGGCAATGTGCTCGGGAGACAGCGTCCCCGCGACATGGCTTTCGACATCGGTTACTCCCGCACGGTCGCCAAAGGACTCTCCGCGGCCCTTACGGGGCGTTACGTCCGTTCGGATGCGGGAACGGGCCATACGGGAAACGCCGTCGCTTTCGATGCCGGGCTCTTCTACCGGCAGACGCTCTCCCGGTCGCATGCGCTGAACGTCGGATTCCAGGCGGCGAATTTCGGCAGCGGCATCGACTGCGGGGGCGGCGGGCAGCCGCTGCCGTGGCGGTTGAAAGCGGGCGTTGCCGCGGACCTCGCCTTGGCGCAGGCACACCGCCTGACACTGACCGCCGAAGCCGACTGGCGGCTCCGGCCTGCGGAGTCGCGGGCGTGGTCGGGCCGCTTCGGGGCTGAATACCGATGCTGCGGAATCGCGGCCCTGCGGGGAGGCTACCGCCTGGGCGACCGCTCAGCGGGCGAACAGCGTTACGGATCGGTCGGCGCGGGCCTCCGTTGGAAATACGTCGCGGCCGATGCGGCCTACCTGCTCGCCGGAGAGAGTTCCCCGCTGCACGACACGTGGATGCTGACCATCCTGTTCAGCTGGTAA
- a CDS encoding glycoside hydrolase family 15 protein, which produces MKNNLNYGVIGNCRTAALISERGSIEWLCFPDFDSPSVFAALLDRTKGGSFGFDVPDGYAVRQSYVPHTNILSTRFASDEGEFEVLDYMPCYRSFEKEHYLPAELYRYIRFVKGRPRFRIRYDPAPNYAQGEVRIRRTAGFIESYSSADNKDRQYLYSSIPLQAVAGREEIRLEKDEFLLLSYNEKVIPIDIEREKIEYCRTLVYWLNWTNRTRQYTCYNEVVERSMLVLKLLSYYNGAMLAALTTSLPETVGEVRNWDYRFCWLRDASMSIETMFRVGHTGAARRFMKFIQSSFMSRHDYQIMYGIRGERKLTEVILEHLDGYKGSKPVRIGNDAYHQKQNDSFGYLMDLVWQYYRLMPGTLDEIEDMWEMVKSILATVAEEWRNPDKGIWEIRGEEQHFVSSKVMCWVALDRGARIAAKLGKEEFAARWREEAEAIRRDVMEHGWKSEIQSFSQAYGNLALDSSLLLMEPYGFIAANDPHYRKTVEAVRKALFRKGLMYRYNSEDDFGVPSSAFTMCTFWLIRALFVTGQRNEAKTLFSQVLRYGNHLGLFSEHLDFDTKEQLGNFPQAYSHLAIVNTALLFAEEKERLDFIRP; this is translated from the coding sequence ATGAAAAATAATCTCAATTACGGCGTCATCGGCAATTGCCGGACCGCCGCGCTCATCTCCGAACGGGGCAGCATCGAATGGCTTTGCTTCCCCGACTTCGATTCGCCCTCGGTGTTCGCCGCCCTGCTCGACCGCACGAAAGGCGGATCGTTCGGATTCGACGTACCCGACGGCTATGCTGTCCGGCAGAGCTACGTCCCGCACACCAACATCCTCTCGACGCGCTTCGCGTCGGACGAAGGCGAATTCGAGGTGCTCGACTACATGCCCTGTTACCGCTCGTTCGAAAAGGAACACTACCTGCCGGCGGAGCTCTACCGCTACATCCGTTTCGTGAAGGGGCGGCCCCGCTTCCGCATTCGCTACGACCCTGCCCCGAACTATGCGCAGGGCGAAGTGCGCATTCGCCGGACCGCCGGATTCATCGAGAGTTACAGCTCCGCCGACAACAAGGACCGCCAGTATCTCTACTCTTCGATTCCGCTGCAAGCCGTCGCCGGCCGCGAGGAGATCCGGCTCGAAAAGGACGAATTCCTGCTGCTGTCGTACAACGAGAAGGTCATCCCGATCGACATCGAACGCGAAAAGATCGAATATTGCCGCACGCTGGTCTACTGGCTCAACTGGACCAACCGGACCCGGCAATACACCTGCTACAACGAAGTCGTCGAACGGAGCATGCTGGTGCTGAAACTGCTCTCCTACTACAACGGCGCAATGCTGGCGGCGCTGACCACCAGCCTGCCCGAAACCGTAGGCGAAGTGCGCAACTGGGACTACCGTTTCTGCTGGCTGCGCGATGCCTCGATGTCCATCGAGACGATGTTCCGCGTCGGACACACCGGCGCCGCACGGCGGTTCATGAAGTTCATCCAGTCCTCGTTCATGTCACGCCACGACTACCAGATCATGTACGGCATCCGCGGCGAACGGAAACTGACCGAAGTGATTCTGGAACATCTCGACGGATACAAGGGCTCGAAGCCCGTGCGCATCGGCAACGACGCCTACCACCAGAAGCAGAACGATTCGTTCGGCTACCTGATGGACCTCGTGTGGCAGTATTACCGGCTGATGCCGGGCACGCTCGACGAAATCGAGGACATGTGGGAGATGGTCAAGAGCATCCTCGCCACCGTCGCCGAAGAGTGGCGCAATCCCGACAAGGGGATCTGGGAGATCCGCGGCGAAGAGCAGCATTTCGTCTCCTCGAAAGTGATGTGCTGGGTGGCGCTCGACCGCGGGGCCCGCATCGCGGCGAAACTCGGAAAAGAGGAGTTCGCGGCCCGCTGGCGCGAGGAGGCCGAAGCGATCCGCCGCGACGTGATGGAACACGGCTGGAAGAGCGAAATACAGAGCTTTTCGCAGGCTTACGGCAATCTGGCGCTCGATTCGTCGCTGCTGCTCATGGAGCCCTACGGATTCATCGCCGCAAACGACCCGCACTACCGCAAGACGGTCGAAGCCGTCCGCAAGGCGTTGTTCCGCAAGGGGCTGATGTACCGCTACAACAGCGAGGACGATTTCGGCGTCCCCAGCTCGGCATTCACGATGTGCACCTTCTGGCTCATCCGCGCGCTGTTCGTCACGGGACAGCGCAACGAAGCCAAGACACTTTTCAGCCAGGTCCTGCGATACGGCAATCACCTGGGGCTGTTCAGCGAACATCTCGATTTCGACACCAAGGAACAACTGGGAAACTTCCCGCAAGCCTATTCGCACCTGGCGATCGTCAACACGGCACTGCTTTTCGCCGAGGAGAAGGAACGGCTGGATTTCATCCGGCCATAA